One region of Cloacibacillus sp. genomic DNA includes:
- the scpB gene encoding SMC-Scp complex subunit ScpB, whose protein sequence is MPLTEENENMGFLERQIEALLFVSPQPVSAATMADHLGVSLERVERAVAAIKNSYAKGRGLTLLNLAGGWQMATAPDLADTVESFSAYLSMQRIRLSRAALETLSVIAYNQPITMAEIEEIRSVRCDRVVETLLKNGLIDRLRRENKRKSLRRYRTTNKFLEIFGLSSISTLPTLEELREDYEDDEELPAIGETPAEEGEMEQSDE, encoded by the coding sequence TTGCCGCTGACTGAAGAAAACGAAAATATGGGGTTTCTTGAACGGCAGATAGAGGCGCTGCTCTTCGTCTCGCCCCAGCCCGTCTCGGCGGCGACGATGGCCGATCACCTGGGCGTCTCTTTGGAGCGTGTGGAGCGCGCCGTCGCCGCGATAAAGAACAGTTACGCGAAGGGCCGGGGGCTGACGCTGCTGAACCTCGCTGGAGGCTGGCAGATGGCGACCGCCCCCGACCTCGCCGACACGGTGGAGAGCTTCTCGGCCTACCTCTCAATGCAGCGTATCCGGCTCTCCCGCGCGGCGCTCGAGACCCTTTCGGTGATCGCCTACAATCAGCCTATCACGATGGCGGAGATTGAGGAGATACGTTCCGTGCGCTGCGACCGCGTCGTCGAGACGCTGCTGAAAAACGGCCTCATCGACAGGCTGCGCCGCGAGAACAAGAGAAAATCCCTGCGGCGATACCGCACAACCAATAAATTCCTAGAAATATTCGGCCTTTCGAGCATCAGCACTCTGCCGACGCTTGAGGAGCTGCGCGAGGACTACGAAGACGACGAGGAACTTCCCGCCATAGGGGAGACTCCGGCGGAAGAGGGAGAGATGGAGCAGAGTGATGAGTGA
- a CDS encoding ScpA family protein: MEEEKTLENNGENKAAGFEVRLGSFSGPLDLLCHLVESREMDALKLNLTELVTQYINFLVQAKGATLNEMAEFFSFASRLLLRKVHSLFPGQEPEEPDDSLLGDYIETEEELEAIIRRYRPFRAAARWLAAAKERRERCFLRVTDEEDNYYYDIGDLETLASKWWEILALYEERTRAAEYDEDTMLWDEIPDAVPEERQIEERMDELLRIVRGRRLSLRELLADRNPKTLIVTLLALLEMSRLGMVHIIQTETLGGVEIAAD, translated from the coding sequence GTGGAAGAGGAAAAGACTTTAGAAAATAACGGAGAAAACAAAGCGGCGGGATTTGAGGTCCGTCTGGGCAGCTTTTCCGGTCCGTTGGATCTGCTCTGCCATCTTGTGGAGTCGCGCGAGATGGACGCGCTGAAGCTCAATCTAACGGAGCTGGTCACACAGTATATAAACTTTCTTGTGCAGGCTAAAGGGGCCACCCTCAACGAAATGGCGGAATTTTTCTCCTTTGCGAGCCGCCTGCTGCTGCGTAAGGTACACTCGCTATTTCCCGGGCAGGAACCGGAAGAGCCAGACGACTCCCTCCTCGGTGATTATATCGAGACGGAGGAGGAGCTGGAGGCGATCATCCGCAGATACCGGCCATTCCGCGCCGCGGCGCGCTGGCTGGCCGCCGCGAAGGAGCGGCGCGAGCGCTGTTTCCTGCGCGTGACGGACGAAGAGGATAACTACTATTACGATATCGGCGACCTTGAGACGCTCGCCTCGAAATGGTGGGAGATACTGGCCCTCTACGAGGAGCGGACACGCGCCGCCGAGTACGACGAAGATACAATGCTTTGGGATGAGATACCAGACGCGGTCCCCGAGGAGCGGCAGATAGAGGAGCGCATGGACGAGCTGCTGCGGATCGTGCGCGGGCGCAGGCTGTCTCTGCGGGAGCTGCTCGCCGACCGCAACCCTAAAACGCTGATCGTCACCCTGCTGGCGCTGCTGGAGATGTCGCGTCTCGGTATGGTGCATATAATCCAGACTGAGACACTTGGAGGTGTTGAGATTGCCGCTGACTGA
- the trpS gene encoding tryptophan--tRNA ligase produces the protein MDDRKRIFSGMRPTGRLHYGHMAGALINWVKLQNEYNCFWGIVDWHAMMSDYADPSKVKENCYEILLDWLAVGVDPEKSSIFIQSHVKQHAEIHLALSMITPLGWLQRCPTYKEQILNLQNKDLSTYAFLGYPVLMAGDILLYKSWGVPVGEDQSAHLELTREVARRFNSFYGEVFPEPETLLTPAAKMPGTDGRKMSKSYGNSLQIAEDMETIWGKVRTMTTDPARECRTDKGTPEKCPIWDVHKFFNRDAQELAELHEGCLSAGIGCVDCKKKLMVHLAEMMDPIQKRRAELAKRPDDLKQILEAGAARARRVAEGTMEDVYSAMNLIH, from the coding sequence ATGGATGACAGAAAGAGGATCTTCAGCGGCATGAGGCCAACCGGGCGGCTCCATTACGGCCATATGGCGGGGGCGCTCATCAACTGGGTAAAGCTGCAGAACGAATATAACTGCTTCTGGGGCATTGTCGACTGGCACGCGATGATGTCCGATTATGCCGATCCCAGCAAGGTAAAGGAAAATTGCTATGAGATCCTGCTCGATTGGCTCGCGGTCGGCGTCGACCCTGAAAAGTCTTCGATCTTCATCCAGTCGCACGTCAAGCAGCACGCGGAGATCCACCTCGCGCTTTCGATGATCACGCCGCTTGGATGGCTTCAGCGCTGCCCGACATATAAGGAACAGATCCTCAACCTTCAGAACAAAGATCTTTCGACCTACGCCTTCCTGGGCTATCCAGTGCTGATGGCGGGGGACATCCTGCTCTACAAGTCGTGGGGTGTGCCGGTGGGCGAGGATCAGAGCGCTCATCTTGAATTGACGCGCGAGGTCGCGCGCCGCTTCAACAGCTTCTACGGCGAGGTCTTCCCCGAGCCGGAGACGCTGCTGACCCCCGCCGCGAAGATGCCCGGCACCGACGGCCGCAAGATGAGCAAGTCCTATGGTAATTCACTGCAGATCGCCGAGGATATGGAGACGATCTGGGGCAAGGTGCGCACGATGACGACCGACCCGGCGCGCGAATGCCGGACCGACAAAGGGACGCCGGAAAAATGCCCCATCTGGGACGTGCATAAGTTCTTCAACAGGGACGCGCAGGAGCTCGCGGAGCTCCACGAGGGCTGCCTGAGCGCCGGCATCGGCTGCGTCGACTGCAAAAAGAAGCTGATGGTGCATCTCGCGGAGATGATGGACCCCATCCAGAAGCGCCGCGCTGAGCTCGCGAAGCGCCCCGACGACCTCAAACAGATACTTGAGGCGGGGGCGGCGCGCGCGCGCAGGGTTGCCGAGGGTACGATGGAAGACGTCTACTCGGCGATGAACCTCATACATTAA
- a CDS encoding Nif3-like dinuclear metal center hexameric protein — MKLSEIITRIEKRIPKSWAEPWDNPGLAVGDPGAEMTGIALSLDATADTVSAASALGCGLLVTHHPLIFHPLKSVVNDSYVGRTVFSAIRGGVAIYAAHTNWDSSPEGVNFALASLLGLKNIAPLSPSESGAWGMGAVGDPASPIRLGELSDILSERWHLANFTVYGDGERLLRRIALGGGACQEFWPAALSLGADCFITSDIAYHHRQEALDAGLSLVSTDHGEMERASLPALRTVIECETGLPVRLIEEKNAPFTHGRV; from the coding sequence ATGAAACTTTCTGAGATAATAACCAGAATAGAAAAAAGAATACCGAAGAGCTGGGCGGAACCGTGGGATAATCCGGGCCTTGCCGTGGGCGACCCCGGCGCGGAGATGACCGGTATCGCCCTCTCGCTTGACGCGACCGCGGATACGGTCTCCGCCGCCTCCGCGCTGGGCTGCGGCCTGCTCGTGACGCACCATCCGCTTATATTTCACCCGCTGAAATCGGTGGTGAACGACAGCTACGTCGGACGGACGGTATTCTCCGCGATTCGCGGCGGTGTCGCGATATACGCGGCGCATACCAACTGGGACTCGTCACCCGAGGGCGTGAATTTTGCTCTCGCCTCGCTGCTGGGGCTCAAGAATATCGCGCCGCTGTCACCATCGGAGTCGGGAGCTTGGGGAATGGGAGCAGTTGGAGATCCTGCCTCTCCCATAAGGCTCGGCGAACTTTCCGATATATTGAGTGAACGGTGGCATCTCGCCAATTTTACCGTTTACGGCGACGGGGAACGGCTGCTGAGAAGGATCGCGCTTGGCGGCGGCGCCTGTCAGGAATTCTGGCCCGCGGCGCTCTCACTGGGAGCGGACTGCTTCATCACCTCCGATATCGCCTACCACCACCGCCAGGAGGCGCTCGACGCTGGGCTCTCTCTCGTGAGTACCGACCACGGCGAGATGGAACGGGCCTCTTTGCCGGCGCTGCGGACCGTCATCGAATGCGAGACGGGACTTCCCGTCCGGTTGATAGAGGAGAAGAACGCCCCCTTTACCCACGGGCGCGTATAG
- a CDS encoding aspartate-semialdehyde dehydrogenase codes for MSGKRVAVLGATGLVGREMLYTLEQRKFPVSELVPLASPRSAGKKVVFNGEEITVQAVGEDSFKGVDIALFSAGGKTSKQWAPVAAASGAVVIDNSSAWRMDPEVPLIVPEINAADVSMAKNKGIIANPNCSTIQAVVVLYPLHQAAGLKYINISTYQSVAGTGKAAIESLRDGAKAAIKGEEYKDDVYPHSIAFNLLPHIGAFDDEGISEEEWKMVNESRKIMHIPDLRVSGITVRVPIFRCHGESVTAQFERPLSPAEARDILSRAPGVVVRDDPKNAEYPLLVDTAGKDDVCVGRIRRDTGLDNALAMWVVGDNLRKGAALNAVQIAEKLA; via the coding sequence ATGAGCGGCAAGAGAGTGGCGGTGCTCGGCGCGACGGGGCTCGTCGGGCGCGAAATGCTCTACACGCTGGAACAGCGTAAATTCCCCGTCTCCGAGCTTGTCCCGCTCGCCTCGCCGCGCTCTGCTGGCAAAAAGGTCGTCTTCAACGGTGAGGAGATAACGGTGCAGGCGGTCGGCGAAGATTCGTTCAAGGGCGTAGACATCGCGCTCTTTTCGGCGGGAGGCAAGACCTCCAAGCAGTGGGCCCCCGTCGCCGCGGCGAGCGGCGCGGTCGTCATTGACAACAGCTCCGCCTGGCGCATGGACCCCGAAGTGCCGCTCATCGTTCCCGAGATAAACGCCGCCGACGTCTCAATGGCGAAGAACAAGGGGATCATCGCTAACCCTAACTGTTCGACGATACAGGCGGTCGTCGTCCTCTATCCGCTCCACCAGGCGGCGGGGCTTAAATACATCAACATCAGCACCTATCAGTCGGTCGCCGGTACCGGCAAAGCGGCGATCGAGTCGCTGCGCGACGGCGCGAAGGCGGCGATCAAAGGCGAGGAATATAAGGACGACGTCTATCCGCACAGCATCGCCTTCAACCTCCTGCCGCATATCGGGGCGTTCGACGACGAAGGCATCTCCGAGGAGGAGTGGAAGATGGTCAACGAATCGCGCAAGATCATGCACATCCCCGATCTGCGCGTCAGCGGCATCACTGTGCGCGTTCCCATCTTCCGCTGCCACGGCGAAAGCGTAACGGCGCAGTTTGAGCGTCCTCTCAGCCCCGCCGAGGCGCGCGATATACTGAGCAGAGCCCCCGGCGTCGTCGTGCGCGACGATCCGAAAAATGCTGAATACCCGCTGCTAGTCGATACGGCGGGCAAAGACGACGTCTGCGTCGGCCGCATCAGACGCGACACCGGCCTCGACAACGCGCTCGCGATGTGGGTCGTCGGAGACAACCTGAGAAAGGGCGCGGCGCTCAACGCGGTGCAGATCGCGGAGAAGTTGGCTTAA
- a CDS encoding aspartate kinase has product MEWEKLPLTVLKFGGSSVADSERMRHVAQIVKKIRDKGFRVAVVVSAMGNMTDELLALASDVATEKDGREMDQLLATGEQQSVALLALALKQYGIPAQSFTALQAGIRAKGFPMEGRIYRIEPDAIEKTINEGSVAVITGFQAITDNGDVITLGRGGSDLSAVALAASLGADSCQLLKDVTGIMTGDPRIVKNPKKLSQLGFDECMEMAVQGAKVLQARSVEMAARYEIPLYVGSSFVEEEGTWVMSNPVTEGLIIKVVIQDMKVAKVVLLGVPDIPGIAARLFANLAEKGVGAEMIIQNYMRGGVNDIGFLVKKTSLEVASQVCRELCREIDAQGVSFDTEIARVSIVGAGIANHPEIPSKMFNILAEAGINIEMIASTALAITCVVGSSRADDAVRELHDHFIDEVAF; this is encoded by the coding sequence ATGGAATGGGAAAAATTACCGCTCACAGTGCTTAAATTCGGCGGTTCGTCGGTCGCCGATTCCGAGAGGATGAGGCATGTCGCGCAGATCGTAAAAAAGATCCGCGATAAGGGTTTCCGCGTCGCCGTCGTCGTCTCGGCGATGGGAAACATGACTGATGAGCTGTTGGCGCTCGCGAGCGACGTCGCGACGGAAAAAGACGGCCGCGAGATGGACCAGCTGCTCGCCACCGGCGAACAGCAGAGCGTGGCGCTGCTGGCGCTCGCGCTGAAACAGTACGGAATCCCCGCGCAGTCGTTTACCGCCCTCCAGGCCGGCATCAGGGCTAAGGGCTTCCCGATGGAGGGGCGTATCTACCGTATAGAGCCCGACGCCATCGAAAAGACGATCAACGAGGGCTCCGTCGCCGTCATCACCGGCTTTCAGGCGATCACCGACAACGGCGACGTCATCACGCTCGGGCGCGGAGGCTCCGACCTTTCGGCGGTCGCGCTCGCGGCTTCGCTCGGCGCGGACTCCTGCCAGCTGCTCAAGGACGTCACCGGGATCATGACTGGCGATCCCCGCATCGTGAAGAATCCCAAGAAGCTGTCGCAGCTGGGCTTTGACGAGTGCATGGAGATGGCGGTGCAGGGTGCGAAGGTGCTCCAGGCACGCAGCGTCGAGATGGCGGCGCGCTATGAAATACCGCTTTATGTCGGTTCAAGCTTTGTGGAAGAGGAGGGTACATGGGTAATGAGCAATCCGGTAACAGAGGGACTTATTATAAAGGTAGTCATACAGGATATGAAGGTAGCGAAGGTGGTGCTTCTCGGGGTGCCCGACATCCCCGGCATCGCGGCGCGTCTCTTCGCGAACCTCGCGGAAAAGGGTGTTGGCGCGGAGATGATCATCCAGAACTACATGCGCGGCGGCGTCAACGATATCGGCTTCCTCGTCAAAAAGACGAGCCTCGAGGTTGCGAGCCAGGTCTGCCGCGAACTCTGCCGCGAGATAGACGCGCAGGGCGTCTCCTTTGATACGGAGATCGCGCGTGTCTCCATCGTCGGCGCGGGCATTGCGAACCACCCCGAGATTCCCTCGAAGATGTTTAACATCCTCGCCGAGGCGGGAATAAATATTGAGATGATCGCCTCCACGGCGTTGGCCATCACCTGCGTCGTCGGCAGTTCACGCGCGGACGACGCGGTACGCGAACTGCACGACCACTTCATCGACGAGGTGGCCTTCTAA
- the thrB gene encoding homoserine kinase, whose protein sequence is MNPLITLRVPATSANLGSGFDAIGMAVSLYNIFKVIELRPAGEYEVEAHGEGSRELSSPKANLVVKAYEDTCERWKVKGPGFSLWCHNIIPLCRGLGSSAGAVVAGVLIAKYLTGYEADEDELLRAMTVVEGHPDNVAPCYLGGMVVSCWDGQDLRYVNLPALPPEVLCVVAVPDERVKTSDARKALPKEVPFGDAVFNVGRAALLTAAWATGKWDYLKWGMDDKLHQPYRSKLFSGGEVIFSRVEALPECLSVAISGSGPSVIALVKGTTQRVAEAMCRTFTEYGVRSQFFVLDGSAQGARVDVSMELAEALAAAAGLSPKGNTDVCSCEPGTADKAGGCR, encoded by the coding sequence GTGAACCCTCTCATAACATTACGGGTGCCCGCCACCAGCGCGAACCTCGGTTCCGGCTTCGACGCGATCGGGATGGCGGTCTCCCTCTACAATATATTTAAGGTCATAGAGCTGCGCCCCGCGGGTGAATACGAGGTCGAGGCGCATGGCGAGGGCAGCCGTGAGCTGTCTTCGCCGAAGGCGAACCTCGTCGTCAAAGCCTATGAGGATACATGCGAACGCTGGAAGGTGAAGGGGCCGGGCTTCTCGCTCTGGTGTCACAACATCATCCCGCTCTGCCGCGGCTTAGGAAGTTCGGCGGGCGCCGTCGTCGCGGGCGTGCTCATCGCCAAATACCTCACCGGCTACGAGGCCGACGAGGACGAGCTGCTGCGCGCGATGACCGTCGTCGAGGGCCATCCCGACAACGTCGCCCCCTGCTATCTTGGCGGCATGGTCGTGAGCTGCTGGGACGGACAGGATCTGCGCTACGTCAACCTGCCGGCGCTGCCGCCGGAGGTGTTATGCGTCGTCGCAGTTCCCGACGAACGCGTCAAAACCTCGGATGCGCGCAAGGCGCTGCCCAAAGAGGTCCCCTTCGGAGACGCGGTCTTCAACGTCGGGCGCGCGGCGCTGCTCACGGCGGCCTGGGCCACCGGCAAGTGGGACTATCTTAAATGGGGGATGGACGACAAGCTCCATCAGCCCTACCGCAGTAAACTTTTCTCGGGCGGCGAGGTTATCTTCTCGCGCGTCGAGGCGCTGCCCGAATGCCTCAGCGTTGCGATCAGCGGTTCCGGCCCCAGCGTCATCGCGCTCGTCAAGGGAACGACCCAGCGCGTCGCGGAGGCGATGTGCCGCACCTTCACCGAATACGGCGTGCGTTCGCAGTTCTTCGTCCTTGACGGAAGCGCCCAGGGCGCGCGCGTCGACGTCAGCATGGAGCTTGCGGAGGCTCTGGCAGCCGCCGCAGGTTTGTCCCCTAAAGGAAATACCGACGTTTGCTCATGTGAACCGGGTACCGCGGACAAAGCCGGGGGGTGCAGATAA
- the thrC gene encoding threonine synthase, with amino-acid sequence MGVIERYSELLPVTEKTPKLTLGEGSTPLVRLDNISKLLGIELWAKLEGCNPSGSFKDRGMVMAVAKALEGGAKALVCASTGNTSASAAAYAAAANVPCFVLLPAGKVALGKLAQALMYGATVIAVNGNFDHALEMAREAAEKEGYAIVNSVNPYRLWGQRSGAWEICESLGRAPDWHAIPVGNAGNISAYWAGYRQYQELGKIDKLPRMMGFQAAGAAPLVTGEPCPNPETVATAIRIGNPVSAHLAKEAVTQSAGEFNSVTDEEILAAQLLLSSKGGVFAEPASCAPLAGLVKLKKEGRLPQGITVVMILTGNGLKDPDTAMSQVGRPIEIGDSLEELLEVMKR; translated from the coding sequence ATGGGAGTAATTGAAAGATATTCGGAGCTGCTGCCGGTGACTGAAAAGACGCCGAAGCTGACGCTGGGCGAAGGTTCGACGCCGCTTGTTCGTCTTGACAATATCAGCAAACTGCTTGGTATAGAGCTTTGGGCAAAACTTGAGGGCTGCAACCCCTCCGGTTCATTCAAAGACCGAGGTATGGTCATGGCCGTTGCGAAGGCCCTTGAGGGCGGCGCGAAGGCCCTTGTATGCGCCTCCACGGGAAACACCTCCGCCTCCGCCGCGGCCTATGCCGCCGCCGCGAACGTGCCATGCTTCGTCCTGCTTCCGGCGGGAAAGGTCGCGCTCGGAAAGCTCGCGCAGGCCCTAATGTACGGGGCCACGGTTATCGCCGTCAACGGCAACTTTGACCACGCGCTGGAGATGGCGCGCGAGGCCGCCGAAAAGGAGGGCTACGCGATCGTCAACTCTGTGAACCCCTATCGTCTCTGGGGTCAGCGAAGCGGAGCCTGGGAGATCTGCGAATCGCTCGGCAGGGCCCCCGACTGGCACGCGATCCCCGTCGGCAACGCGGGAAATATCAGCGCCTACTGGGCCGGTTACCGACAGTATCAGGAATTGGGAAAGATAGATAAACTGCCGCGCATGATGGGCTTCCAGGCGGCGGGGGCGGCGCCGCTCGTGACGGGCGAACCCTGCCCGAATCCCGAGACGGTGGCGACGGCGATCCGTATCGGCAACCCCGTCAGCGCCCACCTCGCGAAGGAGGCTGTCACGCAGTCGGCGGGCGAATTCAACTCCGTTACCGACGAAGAGATACTTGCCGCCCAGTTGCTGCTCTCTTCAAAGGGGGGCGTATTCGCCGAGCCGGCCTCCTGCGCCCCGCTCGCGGGGCTTGTGAAGCTCAAGAAGGAGGGGCGGCTGCCGCAGGGCATCACCGTGGTGATGATTCTCACCGGCAACGGCCTCAAAGATCCAGACACCGCGATGTCGCAGGTTGGACGTCCGATAGAGATAGGCGACAGCCTTGAAGAACTTCTGGAGGTGATGAAGAGGTGA
- the greA gene encoding transcription elongation factor GreA, whose product MAKAADDKVVMTRDGYEKLKAELVSLRGDGRAEIAAKLEEARTFGDLSENAEYHAAKEEQEKLENRVLQLEYQLSKAQIVETADIDTSIVSLGTTVTLADLDLKKTFVYTLVGTEEADIKDNRISAASPVGKAVMGKRADDEVMVRTPRGIRHLKVVKIQLK is encoded by the coding sequence ATGGCTAAAGCGGCAGACGATAAAGTGGTAATGACTCGGGACGGCTATGAAAAGCTGAAAGCGGAACTCGTTTCCCTCCGCGGTGACGGACGTGCGGAGATAGCCGCAAAACTCGAAGAGGCGCGCACTTTCGGCGATCTCAGCGAAAACGCGGAATACCACGCGGCAAAGGAAGAGCAGGAAAAGCTTGAGAACCGCGTGCTCCAGCTGGAGTACCAGCTCAGCAAGGCGCAGATAGTGGAGACCGCGGATATCGACACCAGCATCGTCAGCCTAGGCACTACGGTGACGCTCGCGGACCTCGATCTCAAAAAGACCTTCGTATATACGCTAGTGGGCACAGAAGAGGCGGACATTAAGGATAACCGCATCTCCGCGGCAAGCCCCGTCGGCAAGGCCGTGATGGGCAAACGCGCCGACGATGAGGTGATGGTTAGGACCCCCCGCGGCATCCGCCATCTCAAGGTCGTCAAGATTCAGCTGAAGTAG
- a CDS encoding D-alanine--D-alanine ligase produces MKAVVLCGGVSPEREVSLNSGAAVAKALADFGYEAELCDITSISEFVKNWPGYKADGVFIALHGGWGEDGRIQAVLEAFGIPYTGSGPEACMLSMDKTAAKLIFANAGLQVPSGFIATRGEEGRGQAEEYLRRYGKIIVKPNGGGSTVGVTILSDIAGYGAALELAWQSEPKALVEEFIEGEEATVPVMESLGGGIFALPAIHIKPRSGFYDYKNKYTSGCTEYICPSDLSAETNDRLAALAVIAHRSLGCRSYSRVDFRVTPEGDLYVLEVNTAPGMTATSLVPKSAKAYGLSFGEFLDEVSRFSFAIDRG; encoded by the coding sequence ATGAAAGCAGTCGTATTGTGCGGCGGCGTGAGCCCGGAGCGCGAGGTTTCGCTGAACTCGGGGGCGGCTGTCGCCAAAGCGCTTGCGGATTTCGGTTACGAGGCCGAACTCTGCGATATCACCTCCATAAGCGAATTTGTCAAAAACTGGCCCGGCTATAAGGCTGACGGCGTCTTTATCGCCCTCCACGGCGGCTGGGGCGAGGACGGAAGGATACAGGCGGTCCTGGAGGCCTTCGGCATCCCATATACCGGTTCCGGTCCGGAGGCATGTATGCTCTCGATGGACAAGACGGCCGCGAAGCTCATCTTTGCCAACGCCGGCCTGCAGGTACCCAGCGGCTTCATCGCCACGCGCGGGGAAGAGGGGCGCGGACAGGCGGAGGAATATCTTCGCAGATACGGTAAGATAATCGTGAAGCCGAACGGCGGCGGAAGCACCGTCGGCGTAACCATCCTCTCCGATATCGCCGGATACGGCGCGGCGCTGGAACTTGCCTGGCAGTCGGAGCCGAAGGCGCTCGTCGAGGAGTTCATCGAGGGTGAAGAGGCTACGGTGCCGGTGATGGAGAGTCTCGGCGGAGGGATATTCGCGCTGCCTGCGATACACATCAAACCGAGGAGCGGCTTCTATGACTACAAAAATAAATATACTTCCGGTTGTACGGAGTATATCTGCCCCTCCGACCTTTCGGCGGAGACCAACGACAGGTTGGCGGCCCTCGCCGTGATAGCGCACAGGTCGCTTGGCTGCCGTTCGTACAGCCGTGTTGATTTCCGCGTCACGCCGGAGGGTGACCTCTACGTTCTTGAGGTCAATACCGCGCCTGGAATGACCGCGACGAGCCTTGTGCCGAAGTCGGCGAAGGCCTACGGCCTGTCTTTCGGCGAGTTTCTTGACGAAGTGAGCCGATTTTCATTCGCTATCGACCGGGGATAA